One Brevibacterium spongiae DNA segment encodes these proteins:
- the trpS gene encoding tryptophan--tRNA ligase, translating into MTNSSQPRTVSGIQATSDSLHLGNYIGALQQFVTHQESHDAFYFIANMHAITVEQDPADLRERTLRTAAQFIAAGIDPEKSTIFVQSQVPAHPQLSWVLECTTSMGEATRMTQFKDKSTKQQHVSLGLLTYPALMAADILLYNPQLVPVGEDQRQHLELTRNLAERFNYRFGETFTVPEAQILKATAKIFDLQNPGAKMSKSQPSPQGRIDILDDAKSLTKKIKSAVTDDGTQIAFDPENKPGVSNLLTIYSSLTSRPVDDIVADYEGKMYGHLKVDLAEVAVEKLTPVRERTLELLEDRAQLQSILDRGAEKASVIAEATLREVYDKIGFI; encoded by the coding sequence ATGACGAACTCTTCACAGCCGCGCACGGTTTCCGGTATCCAAGCCACGTCCGATTCTCTCCATCTCGGCAACTACATCGGAGCCCTGCAGCAGTTCGTGACACACCAGGAGTCGCACGACGCCTTCTACTTCATCGCGAATATGCACGCGATCACCGTCGAGCAGGATCCGGCCGATCTGCGGGAGCGGACGCTGCGCACCGCCGCCCAGTTCATCGCTGCCGGCATCGATCCGGAGAAGTCGACGATCTTCGTCCAATCCCAGGTGCCGGCCCACCCGCAGCTGTCCTGGGTGCTCGAATGCACCACCTCGATGGGCGAGGCGACGAGGATGACCCAGTTCAAGGACAAATCGACGAAGCAGCAGCACGTGTCCTTGGGTCTGCTCACCTATCCGGCGCTCATGGCCGCCGACATCCTCCTCTACAACCCGCAGCTCGTGCCCGTCGGCGAAGACCAGCGGCAGCACCTCGAGCTGACCCGCAACCTCGCCGAACGCTTCAACTACCGGTTCGGTGAGACGTTCACCGTCCCCGAGGCGCAGATCCTCAAGGCGACCGCGAAGATCTTTGATCTGCAGAACCCGGGCGCGAAGATGTCGAAGTCCCAGCCGAGCCCGCAGGGCCGCATCGACATCCTCGACGATGCGAAGTCGCTGACGAAGAAGATCAAGTCCGCGGTGACCGATGACGGCACGCAGATCGCCTTCGACCCGGAGAACAAGCCCGGCGTCTCGAATCTGCTGACCATCTACTCCTCCCTGACCTCCCGCCCGGTCGACGACATCGTCGCCGACTACGAGGGCAAGATGTACGGACACCTCAAGGTCGACCTCGCCGAGGTGGCCGTGGAGAAGCTCACGCCGGTGCGGGAGCGCACGCTCGAGCTCCTCGAGGACCGGGCCCAGCTGCAGTCCATCCTCGATCGCGGGGCGGAGAAGGCCAGCGTGATCGCCGAGGCGACCCTGCGCGAGGTCTATGACAAGATCGGATTCATCTGA
- a CDS encoding App1 family protein has product MAKKKPEEGPLNLTPDMLHTAARVEDRFNEWIQNRATDHSYQRTVIAYDTYGGTGWVRVLGRLVLTPNGQPAADVHASIRGWKSFVNVPLPNDTAWVRVNDEEHMVTSDRGGIIDTVIPGDFEPGETEIELWTDGSLVDSAAVRIIGEDSTFGIISDIDDTVMVTSLPRPFLAAWNTFVLSEHARSPVAGMAVLYDRITFMRPATPMIYLSTGAWNSALTIKRFLSRNLYPMGPLLLTDWGPTTTRVFRSGKEHKRNTLERLSREFPWMKWLLIGDDGQKDEEVYGEFVENHPQNVAAVAIRQLTVGEAVWAGGRSKRHGRGQGVPWIYAPDGAGLASRLTERGIISTI; this is encoded by the coding sequence GTGGCGAAGAAGAAGCCCGAGGAGGGCCCGCTCAATCTCACCCCGGACATGCTCCATACCGCTGCGCGGGTGGAGGATCGTTTCAACGAGTGGATCCAGAACCGGGCCACCGATCACAGCTATCAGCGGACCGTCATCGCCTACGACACCTACGGCGGCACCGGATGGGTGCGGGTGCTCGGACGCCTCGTGCTCACCCCCAACGGGCAGCCGGCGGCGGACGTCCATGCCAGCATCCGCGGCTGGAAGTCCTTCGTCAACGTGCCCCTGCCCAATGACACTGCATGGGTGCGGGTCAACGACGAAGAGCATATGGTCACCTCCGACCGAGGCGGCATCATCGACACCGTCATCCCCGGCGACTTCGAGCCGGGGGAGACGGAGATCGAACTGTGGACCGATGGATCCCTCGTCGACTCTGCGGCTGTGCGGATCATCGGCGAAGACTCGACCTTCGGCATCATCTCCGATATCGACGACACGGTCATGGTCACCTCGTTGCCCAGGCCGTTCCTCGCCGCCTGGAACACCTTCGTGCTCAGCGAGCATGCGCGCTCGCCGGTGGCGGGCATGGCGGTCCTCTACGACCGGATCACGTTCATGCGCCCGGCGACTCCGATGATCTATCTGTCCACGGGCGCCTGGAATTCGGCGCTGACGATCAAACGCTTCCTCTCCCGCAACCTGTATCCGATGGGCCCGCTGCTGCTCACGGACTGGGGGCCGACGACGACACGGGTCTTCCGGTCGGGCAAGGAGCATAAGCGCAATACGCTCGAGCGTCTGTCGCGAGAGTTCCCGTGGATGAAATGGCTGCTCATCGGTGATGACGGGCAGAAGGATGAAGAGGTCTACGGCGAGTTCGTGGAGAACCATCCGCAGAACGTCGCCGCGGTGGCCATCCGACAGCTGACCGTCGGCGAGGCTGTGTGGGCCGGCGGACGGTCGAAACGGCACGGTCGCGGCCAAGGAGTGCCGTGGATCTACGCTCCCGACGGTGCTGGGCTGGCTTCCCGCCTGACCGAACGCGGAATCATCTCCACCATCTGA
- a CDS encoding NAD(P)H-dependent flavin oxidoreductase — MTSFTDLRSQLRLPVVGSPMFIASGPELVKAQCQSGIVGSFPSLNARPASQLTDWLDEISESNAAFTEANPETPAAPFAVNLIVHRSNNRIEADLAEVVRHQVPIVITSLGAREEVNEAVHSYGGIVLHDVINNRFARKAVEKGADGVIAVAAGAGGHAGALSPFALVQEIRSWFDGPVLLSGAIAHGRSILAALAAGADFAYVGSAFLSTPEANVVDDYRQMVVDSAADDVVYSNYFTGVKGNYLRGSITASGLDPDNLPDADPSKMDFGSDPDSDSKAWRDIWGSGQGIGALGVQQTTAELVASFTAQFEAAKQELKGRLG, encoded by the coding sequence ATGACCTCATTCACTGACCTGCGTTCCCAGCTGCGCCTGCCCGTGGTCGGTTCCCCGATGTTCATCGCTTCGGGACCCGAACTCGTCAAGGCCCAGTGCCAGTCCGGAATCGTCGGTTCCTTCCCCAGCCTCAACGCGCGGCCCGCGTCACAGCTGACCGATTGGCTCGATGAGATCAGCGAATCGAATGCGGCCTTCACCGAGGCGAACCCGGAGACCCCGGCTGCCCCGTTCGCGGTCAACCTCATCGTCCACCGCTCGAACAACCGCATCGAGGCCGACCTCGCCGAGGTGGTCCGCCACCAGGTGCCCATCGTCATCACCTCGCTGGGCGCGCGTGAGGAAGTCAACGAAGCCGTCCACTCCTACGGCGGCATCGTCCTCCACGACGTCATCAACAATCGGTTCGCACGCAAGGCCGTGGAGAAGGGCGCCGACGGCGTCATCGCCGTGGCAGCCGGAGCCGGCGGCCACGCGGGTGCGCTCTCACCCTTCGCGCTGGTCCAGGAGATCCGCTCCTGGTTCGACGGACCGGTCCTGCTCTCGGGCGCGATCGCCCACGGCCGTTCGATCCTGGCCGCCCTGGCCGCCGGAGCGGACTTCGCCTATGTCGGTTCCGCGTTCCTCTCCACGCCCGAGGCCAACGTCGTCGACGACTACCGTCAGATGGTCGTCGACTCCGCCGCCGACGACGTCGTGTATTCGAACTACTTCACCGGTGTCAAGGGCAACTACCTGCGCGGGTCCATCACCGCCTCGGGCCTGGATCCGGACAATCTGCCCGACGCGGACCCCTCGAAGATGGACTTCGGTTCGGACCCGGATTCTGATTCGAAGGCCTGGCGCGACATCTGGGGCTCAGGTCAGGGCATCGGCGCCCTCGGCGTCCAGCAGACGACGGCCGAACTCGTCGCGAGCTTCACAGCCCAGTTCGAAGCCGCGAAGCAGGAGCTCAAGGGCCGACTCGGCTGA
- a CDS encoding enoyl-CoA hydratase: MTDFETILTDVSDGVATITINRPKALNALNMQVLTDITEAAAAFDADDAVKAIIITGSGKAFAAGADIKEMSSLDFATAFKADWFAGWTRLTDVRKPVITAVNGFALGGGCELAMMGDILIASTKAKFGQPEINLGVLPGMGGSQRLTRAIGKAKSMDMCLTGRMMDAEEAERSGLVARVVEPDELLNTANEIAQTIASKSRVASAMVKEAVNTAFETTLEQGLRYERRLFHSSLATNDQSEGMAAFVEKRDPNFTDS, from the coding sequence ATGACCGACTTCGAAACCATCCTCACCGACGTCTCCGACGGCGTCGCCACGATCACGATCAACCGCCCCAAGGCGCTCAACGCGCTCAACATGCAGGTGCTCACCGACATCACCGAGGCGGCTGCCGCGTTCGATGCCGACGACGCCGTCAAGGCGATCATCATCACCGGCAGCGGTAAGGCCTTCGCCGCCGGTGCCGACATCAAGGAGATGTCGAGCCTCGACTTCGCCACCGCCTTCAAGGCCGACTGGTTCGCCGGTTGGACCCGACTGACCGACGTCCGCAAGCCGGTCATCACCGCGGTGAACGGCTTCGCCCTCGGCGGCGGCTGCGAACTGGCGATGATGGGCGACATCCTCATCGCCTCGACGAAGGCGAAGTTCGGCCAGCCCGAGATCAACCTCGGCGTGCTGCCGGGCATGGGCGGATCGCAGCGTCTGACCCGTGCGATCGGCAAGGCGAAGTCGATGGACATGTGCCTGACCGGTCGGATGATGGACGCCGAGGAGGCCGAACGCTCCGGTCTCGTCGCCCGCGTCGTCGAGCCCGACGAGCTTCTCAACACTGCCAACGAGATCGCGCAGACGATCGCGTCGAAGTCGAGGGTCGCCTCGGCGATGGTCAAGGAAGCGGTGAACACCGCGTTCGAGACGACCCTGGAGCAGGGACTGCGCTATGAGCGTCGCCTCTTCCACTCCTCCCTGGCCACGAACGACCAGTCCGAGGGCATGGCCGCGTTCGTCGAGAAGCGGGACCCGAACTTCACGGACTCCTGA
- a CDS encoding enoyl-CoA hydratase/isomerase family protein produces the protein MTEPSTAAADESVVTSVSNGVGRIDLNRPKLINALSQDMVARIDEALNAWRDDDAVSLVLVTGRGERGLCAGGDIKAVYNDIVAGSDENAKFWNREYKMNFAISEFPKPYVVIMNGITMGGGVGISGHGSHRIVTDSTKVGMPETGIGLFPDVGGTHLLANGPGELGTHLALTGQPVGAGAAIALGLADHFVPDTQIPDLIADLTSGEDLDTVIGKYAAKAPENELAEAADWIDECYAGDDAEAIVAALAAHENPEAQATAELIGTKAPTSVKVTLAAVRNAATMTLADVLEQDYRVAVTLTELPDLKEGIRAQVIDKDRNPKWNPATLAEVSDEQVQSILTTDHAEKVFS, from the coding sequence ATGACAGAACCTTCGACAGCGGCGGCGGACGAGTCCGTCGTCACCTCGGTCTCCAACGGGGTGGGCCGCATCGACCTCAACCGGCCGAAGCTGATCAATGCGCTCAGCCAGGACATGGTCGCACGCATCGACGAGGCCCTCAACGCATGGCGCGATGACGACGCGGTCTCCCTCGTCCTCGTCACCGGACGCGGCGAACGCGGTCTGTGCGCCGGCGGAGACATCAAGGCCGTGTACAACGACATCGTGGCCGGCAGCGACGAGAACGCGAAGTTCTGGAACCGCGAATACAAGATGAACTTCGCGATCTCCGAATTCCCCAAGCCCTATGTCGTCATCATGAACGGCATCACGATGGGCGGCGGAGTCGGCATCTCCGGTCACGGATCGCACCGCATCGTCACCGATTCGACGAAGGTCGGAATGCCCGAGACCGGGATCGGGCTCTTCCCCGACGTCGGCGGCACGCATCTTCTGGCCAATGGTCCGGGAGAACTCGGCACCCATCTCGCACTCACCGGACAGCCCGTCGGCGCCGGTGCCGCGATCGCCCTGGGACTGGCCGACCACTTCGTTCCCGATACGCAGATCCCCGACCTCATCGCCGATCTGACCTCCGGTGAGGACCTCGACACCGTCATCGGCAAGTACGCGGCCAAGGCCCCGGAGAACGAACTCGCCGAGGCGGCGGACTGGATCGACGAATGCTACGCCGGCGATGACGCCGAGGCCATCGTCGCGGCACTGGCCGCGCATGAGAACCCCGAGGCTCAGGCCACTGCGGAGCTCATCGGCACCAAGGCCCCCACCTCGGTGAAGGTGACCCTGGCCGCGGTCCGCAACGCTGCGACGATGACCTTGGCCGACGTCCTCGAACAGGACTACCGGGTCGCGGTCACGCTCACGGAGCTGCCGGACCTCAAGGAAGGCATCCGCGCCCAGGTCATCGACAAGGACCGCAATCCGAAGTGGAACCCAGCGACTCTGGCCGAGGTCAGCGACGAACAGGTTCAATCCATCCTCACCACCGATCACGCAGAGAAGGTGTTCTCATGA
- a CDS encoding acyl-CoA dehydrogenase family protein — protein sequence MSRSTAAALPFGLTDEQQTISGMVREFADTEIAPHALEWDAEHFFPVDVIKKSAELGMGGIYVSEEAGGTGMGRIDAALIFEAMSTGCPSVAAYISIHNMVAWMIDQFGNDEQKARYLSSLVAMDHLGSYCLTEPNAGSDAAALRTSAREDGDAYVLNGVKQFISGAGTSETYLVMARTGQDGARGISAFILEKGMEGLSFGPNEQKMGWRAQPTRQVIMENVRVPKENMLGAPGQGFKIAMSGLDGGRLNIGACSLGGGQAALEKAIAYMGERQAFGTELSGFQALRFEVAQMQADLEGARSLLWRAANAYDSGDANTSLLSAMAKLKATDTGFDIANRALQLHGGYGYLTEYGIEKLVRDLRVHQILEGTNEIMRVIISRKSTGVG from the coding sequence ATGTCACGCAGTACAGCCGCTGCACTTCCCTTCGGTCTCACCGACGAACAGCAGACCATCTCCGGGATGGTCCGCGAATTCGCCGACACGGAGATCGCTCCGCACGCCCTCGAATGGGACGCCGAGCATTTCTTCCCCGTCGACGTCATCAAGAAGTCGGCTGAACTCGGGATGGGCGGCATCTACGTCAGCGAGGAAGCCGGCGGAACCGGAATGGGGCGCATAGACGCAGCGCTGATCTTCGAAGCGATGTCGACCGGATGTCCCTCGGTGGCTGCCTACATCTCCATCCACAATATGGTCGCGTGGATGATCGACCAGTTCGGCAATGACGAGCAGAAGGCAAGATACCTCTCTTCGCTCGTCGCCATGGACCACCTGGGCAGCTACTGCCTGACCGAGCCCAATGCCGGCTCCGATGCCGCAGCGCTGCGCACCTCTGCCCGCGAAGACGGTGACGCCTACGTCCTCAACGGCGTCAAACAGTTCATCTCCGGGGCCGGGACTTCCGAGACCTATCTCGTCATGGCCCGCACCGGTCAGGACGGCGCGCGGGGAATCTCCGCGTTCATCCTCGAAAAGGGCATGGAGGGTCTGAGCTTCGGCCCCAATGAGCAGAAGATGGGCTGGCGTGCCCAGCCGACCCGCCAGGTGATCATGGAGAACGTGCGCGTTCCCAAGGAGAACATGCTCGGTGCACCCGGTCAGGGCTTCAAGATCGCGATGTCCGGACTCGACGGCGGACGTCTCAATATCGGTGCGTGCTCGCTCGGCGGCGGTCAGGCCGCTCTGGAGAAGGCGATCGCCTATATGGGTGAGCGTCAGGCCTTCGGCACCGAGCTCTCCGGTTTCCAGGCGCTGCGCTTCGAAGTCGCTCAGATGCAGGCCGATCTGGAGGGCGCCCGCTCCCTCCTGTGGCGTGCCGCGAACGCCTACGATTCCGGGGATGCCAACACCTCGCTCCTGTCCGCGATGGCCAAGCTCAAGGCCACCGACACCGGCTTCGACATCGCCAACCGGGCACTCCAGCTGCACGGCGGCTACGGCTATCTGACAGAGTATGGAATTGAGAAGCTGGTCCGTGACCTGCGCGTCCACCAGATTCTGGAAGGCACCAACGAAATCATGCGCGTGATCATCTCGCGCAAGAGCACAGGAGTGGGCTGA
- a CDS encoding MarR family winged helix-turn-helix transcriptional regulator, with translation MAAEKNTGSRLDPIDESRRQWLAHGWDDAADGMTTVISVMRIHQLFLARVDAALRPFALTFSRYEVLALLSFTRAGTLPMSKISARMQVHATSTTNSVDRLEKAGLVARRSHPDDRRTTLVDLTDAGRDLAAQATTALNSEVFASPDFSGIDLDSLLPHLKSLRSGLENRG, from the coding sequence ATGGCGGCAGAAAAGAATACAGGCAGCAGACTCGACCCGATCGACGAGTCCCGTCGGCAATGGCTGGCCCACGGGTGGGACGATGCCGCCGACGGCATGACCACCGTGATCTCGGTGATGAGGATCCACCAGCTGTTTCTGGCTCGCGTCGATGCCGCGCTGCGGCCCTTCGCCCTCACCTTCTCCCGCTACGAGGTCCTCGCCCTCCTGTCCTTCACACGGGCCGGGACTCTGCCGATGTCGAAGATCTCTGCTCGCATGCAAGTGCATGCGACCTCGACGACGAACTCCGTCGACCGCCTCGAGAAGGCCGGCCTCGTTGCCCGGCGCAGCCATCCGGATGATCGTCGCACGACTCTCGTCGACCTCACCGACGCAGGGCGGGACCTCGCCGCTCAGGCGACCACAGCGCTGAACTCCGAGGTCTTCGCCTCACCCGACTTCTCAGGGATCGACCTCGACTCCCTCCTCCCCCACCTCAAGAGCCTGCGTTCCGGACTCGAAAACAGGGGCTGA
- a CDS encoding SOS response-associated peptidase, whose amino-acid sequence MSLDPADLADELRLDVVSYDYTPRYNVPPGAFVPIVVERLDEEGQLHRRLETASWGLVPGWAKDVKIGFKAFNARSETVLEKPMFRQAIKRRRCALPIPGYYEWETTEDGKQPWMMSAAGKDPLFMAGLFEFWKQPDETWLVSTTILTMESAGHLSDVHHRMPVFLGRDQIDDWIDPGVLSSDVPNLLGATVDQVDPASVTRHKVGKAVGNVRNDSPELIEPVA is encoded by the coding sequence ATGTCGCTCGATCCGGCTGATCTCGCCGATGAGCTCCGGCTGGACGTGGTCTCCTATGACTACACCCCGCGCTACAACGTACCTCCGGGCGCATTCGTTCCGATCGTCGTGGAACGACTCGACGAGGAGGGGCAGCTGCACCGCCGACTCGAAACGGCCTCCTGGGGTTTGGTTCCCGGGTGGGCCAAGGATGTGAAGATCGGCTTCAAGGCCTTCAACGCGCGTTCGGAGACGGTGCTCGAGAAACCGATGTTCCGACAGGCGATCAAACGCCGCCGCTGCGCACTGCCGATTCCCGGTTACTACGAGTGGGAGACCACCGAGGACGGCAAGCAGCCGTGGATGATGAGCGCCGCCGGAAAGGACCCGCTGTTCATGGCGGGTCTCTTCGAATTCTGGAAGCAGCCCGACGAGACTTGGTTGGTGTCGACGACGATCCTCACCATGGAATCGGCCGGACACCTCAGTGACGTCCACCATCGGATGCCGGTCTTCCTCGGCCGCGACCAGATCGATGACTGGATCGATCCTGGAGTGCTCAGCAGCGACGTCCCGAATCTTCTCGGCGCCACTGTCGACCAGGTCGACCCGGCGAGTGTGACCCGGCACAAGGTCGGCAAAGCCGTCGGCAATGTCCGCAACGATTCCCCGGAACTCATCGAGCCTGTCGCTTGA
- a CDS encoding GNAT family N-acetyltransferase has protein sequence MNIELIWPPYSLHLRSGDMELSPVREGDLPELAQIAKGGVRRDGIEAFLIDWDSGSDEEVARSLAQYHWATRANFTVDEWTIEFTVRVGGRVVGIQGVNGSRYPLTRTVSTGSWLAKKEQGRGFGTKMRSMVVSTFIEHFGAGRFETAYIAGNDASRRVSEKLGYSPNGDHVIIAQQGRPRTENKMVLRAEDFRSSVGEVQVAGAEAVRSFLGIET, from the coding sequence ATGAATATCGAATTGATCTGGCCGCCCTATTCACTGCATCTGCGGTCAGGCGATATGGAGCTGTCTCCGGTACGGGAAGGCGACCTTCCAGAACTTGCGCAGATCGCAAAAGGCGGTGTGCGTCGGGACGGGATCGAAGCGTTCCTCATCGATTGGGACAGCGGCAGTGATGAGGAGGTCGCCCGCAGCCTCGCTCAATATCACTGGGCGACGCGAGCGAATTTCACTGTCGATGAGTGGACGATCGAGTTCACTGTCCGTGTGGGTGGGCGCGTGGTCGGAATTCAGGGAGTGAATGGGAGTCGGTATCCGCTCACCCGGACGGTGTCTACCGGATCGTGGCTGGCGAAGAAGGAGCAGGGCCGAGGCTTCGGCACGAAGATGCGCTCGATGGTCGTGAGCACATTCATCGAACACTTCGGTGCAGGCCGGTTCGAGACTGCTTACATCGCGGGAAATGATGCCAGTAGGCGTGTGTCGGAGAAGCTCGGGTACTCCCCCAACGGGGATCACGTCATCATTGCGCAGCAAGGGCGGCCGAGGACAGAGAACAAGATGGTCCTCAGAGCCGAAGACTTTCGCAGCAGCGTGGGTGAGGTTCAGGTGGCCGGCGCAGAGGCTGTCCGCAGCTTTCTCGGCATCGAAACCTGA
- the gdhA gene encoding NADP-specific glutamate dehydrogenase, which yields MSLHPSLQPIFDTVLQRNPGESEFHQAVQEVLYSLGPVVDKHPEYLELSALERLCEPERQIIFRVPWIDDDGVVQINRAFRVQFNSALGPYKGGLRFHPSVNLGIVKFLGFEQIFKNAITGLPIGGGKGGADFDPKGRSDREVMRFCQSLMTELSRHIGEYRDVPAGDIGVGGREIGYLFGQYKRMTNSYEAGVLTGKGLSYGGSMVRTEATGFGVVYFLKDMLAAAKKNIDGRTVSISGSGNVAVFAAEKVAAFGGTVITMSDSAGFIHDPDGIDTELVKRIKFEERGRISEYVDARGGRATYHEGGNVWDVEVDVALPCATQNELDADSAATLVKNGLIALAEGANMPCTPEAVKIFSDAGVLFAPGKAANAGGVATSALEMQQNASRDSWDFDFTEARLAEIMGDVHDSCAAAADEFGQPGDYVAGANIAGFIRVSEAMLAQGVV from the coding sequence ATGAGCCTACATCCATCACTGCAGCCAATCTTCGACACGGTGCTCCAGCGCAATCCGGGAGAGTCGGAGTTTCACCAAGCGGTACAGGAAGTCCTCTATTCCCTGGGCCCCGTCGTGGACAAGCATCCCGAGTACCTGGAGCTCTCCGCTCTCGAGCGTCTCTGCGAACCCGAACGCCAGATCATCTTCCGGGTCCCCTGGATCGACGATGACGGCGTGGTCCAGATCAACCGTGCATTCCGCGTGCAGTTCAACTCGGCTCTCGGACCCTACAAGGGCGGCCTGCGATTCCATCCCTCCGTGAATCTCGGCATCGTCAAATTCCTCGGCTTCGAGCAGATCTTCAAGAACGCGATCACCGGCCTGCCCATCGGCGGCGGCAAGGGCGGAGCAGACTTCGACCCCAAGGGACGCAGCGACCGAGAGGTCATGCGCTTCTGCCAGTCTCTGATGACAGAGCTTTCGCGGCACATCGGTGAATACCGAGACGTTCCCGCCGGAGACATCGGGGTCGGCGGCCGAGAGATCGGCTACCTGTTCGGGCAGTACAAGCGAATGACGAACTCCTACGAAGCAGGTGTGCTCACCGGCAAGGGCCTGTCCTACGGCGGATCGATGGTCCGCACGGAAGCCACCGGCTTCGGCGTCGTCTACTTCCTCAAGGACATGCTCGCCGCAGCCAAGAAGAACATCGACGGTCGGACCGTCTCGATCTCCGGATCGGGCAACGTCGCTGTGTTTGCGGCTGAGAAGGTCGCCGCCTTCGGTGGAACCGTCATTACGATGTCCGACTCCGCAGGATTCATCCATGACCCGGACGGCATCGACACCGAACTCGTCAAACGCATCAAGTTCGAAGAGCGCGGCCGCATCTCCGAATACGTCGACGCGCGCGGCGGACGGGCGACCTACCACGAGGGCGGCAACGTCTGGGACGTGGAGGTCGACGTGGCACTTCCCTGCGCGACCCAGAACGAACTCGACGCAGACTCGGCCGCCACTCTGGTCAAGAACGGCCTCATCGCCCTCGCCGAAGGGGCGAACATGCCCTGCACCCCCGAAGCCGTGAAGATCTTCTCCGACGCCGGTGTGCTCTTCGCCCCCGGCAAGGCCGCCAACGCCGGAGGTGTTGCGACCAGCGCCCTCGAAATGCAGCAGAATGCCAGCCGCGACTCCTGGGACTTCGACTTCACCGAGGCGCGGCTCGCCGAGATCATGGGCGATGTCCATGACAGCTGTGCAGCCGCAGCCGACGAGTTCGGACAGCCGGGAGACTATGTCGCCGGTGCGAACATCGCCGGTTTCATCCGCGTCTCCGAAGCCATGCTCGCCCAAGGTGTCGTCTGA
- a CDS encoding flavin reductase family protein, with product MELANDDSLTERYRELSDDIAAAVAIVSATRGSALHAITVDSFLDVSYDPPTMAVSIYSGSRMMETLEVSSHFAISLLNSEQRDISERLGASGQPLYGSLKGVDTFPGPQAGQPVLTEAIAWFELELTEVLEVATHNLVVGEVVALGAGRNAGTNRPLLRWRKGYGTIGQR from the coding sequence ATGGAACTGGCCAACGACGATTCCCTCACAGAACGCTATCGGGAGCTCAGCGATGACATCGCCGCCGCTGTCGCCATCGTGTCCGCCACCCGCGGAAGCGCGCTGCATGCCATCACCGTCGATTCGTTTCTCGACGTGTCCTACGATCCGCCGACAATGGCGGTGAGCATCTACTCCGGGTCGCGGATGATGGAGACCCTGGAGGTGAGTTCACACTTCGCGATCTCGCTGCTGAACTCTGAGCAGCGCGATATCTCCGAGCGCCTCGGCGCTTCGGGCCAGCCGTTGTACGGATCGCTCAAAGGCGTGGACACGTTCCCCGGTCCGCAGGCGGGTCAGCCTGTGCTCACCGAGGCGATCGCCTGGTTCGAACTCGAACTCACCGAGGTGCTCGAGGTCGCCACACACAACCTCGTCGTCGGTGAGGTCGTGGCTCTGGGTGCGGGAAGGAATGCCGGAACGAATCGCCCGCTGCTGCGGTGGCGCAAAGGCTATGGCACGATCGGGCAGCGCTGA
- a CDS encoding DUF3039 domain-containing protein, whose protein sequence is MTLILGNYNGAMTIPASGGSATIEREQSEQLAEPGDHERFSHYAPKDKIMESMVTGTPLIALCGKVWVPTRDPERFPICPKCKEIYETMSEGPQE, encoded by the coding sequence ATGACTCTCATTCTAGGGAACTACAATGGAGCCATGACCATTCCAGCTTCAGGCGGTTCAGCAACGATCGAGCGCGAGCAGTCCGAGCAGCTTGCCGAGCCCGGAGATCACGAGCGCTTCAGCCACTACGCGCCCAAGGACAAGATCATGGAGTCCATGGTGACCGGGACTCCGCTGATCGCCTTGTGCGGAAAGGTGTGGGTGCCCACGCGCGATCCCGAGCGGTTCCCGATCTGCCCCAAATGCAAAGAGATCTACGAAACGATGTCCGAAGGACCTCAGGAGTAG